Proteins found in one Halanaerobiales bacterium genomic segment:
- a CDS encoding glycoside-pentoside-hexuronide (GPH):cation symporter, with protein sequence MINTQSIDKKNIILYGLGDLFGGGAFLIIGTLYMIFLTDIVGLSPSRAGTVLVIGKIWDAVSDPLMGYLSDHTKTKYGKRRIYFLIGIIPIAISFTLLWYPIDFSSQLFLFFYYSFAYIFFSTVFTLVMVPYTALNADMTSDFKVRTKLSTSRMLFSQLSALIAGVLPKMLINFLLKNSIIITESKAYLVMGIIFGIFYSLPWIFVFWGTKELPENHSEKRTKLTTKIKSFRTIFENKSFRIHLLMYIFAYLAMDFVMALFVYYLNYYLQLPNLFSYCMLAILTSQILMLPFYMKISNKYGKAKAYIIGLTIWGLSMLSLLFLGPNTSIYLIILVCIFIGAGLSAGVMVPYAILPSITDVDEVMTLKKRTGVYSGLMTLIRKFAQAIAMWSIGIFLSLIGYVPNTSQSGETLFNLKMIFIFIPVIFIIAGIISAFKFKITPKKQQILRKEINRLRSGGKRKEVKPKVKKICEELSGNNYFN encoded by the coding sequence ATGATTAATACACAAAGTATTGATAAAAAAAATATAATATTATACGGACTTGGTGACCTTTTCGGCGGTGGAGCTTTTTTAATCATTGGAACTCTTTATATGATTTTTTTAACTGATATAGTAGGACTCAGCCCCAGTCGAGCTGGCACTGTTTTAGTAATAGGTAAAATATGGGATGCAGTATCAGATCCTCTAATGGGTTATTTGTCTGATCATACTAAAACTAAATATGGAAAACGAAGAATTTATTTTCTCATCGGAATTATCCCGATTGCCATAAGTTTTACATTATTATGGTATCCTATAGATTTTTCTTCACAGCTATTTTTATTTTTTTATTATAGTTTTGCTTACATATTTTTTTCTACTGTATTTACACTAGTAATGGTCCCCTATACTGCTTTAAATGCCGATATGACCTCGGATTTCAAGGTAAGAACAAAATTATCTACTTCTAGAATGTTATTTTCTCAGTTATCAGCTTTAATTGCAGGGGTCCTTCCCAAAATGTTAATTAACTTTTTATTAAAAAACTCTATTATAATTACTGAATCAAAAGCTTATTTAGTAATGGGAATTATTTTTGGTATTTTTTATTCTCTTCCCTGGATTTTTGTTTTTTGGGGAACAAAAGAACTTCCAGAAAACCATTCAGAAAAAAGAACTAAATTAACTACAAAAATAAAAAGTTTTAGAACCATTTTCGAAAATAAATCTTTTAGAATTCATCTTTTAATGTATATTTTTGCCTATTTAGCAATGGATTTTGTTATGGCCCTTTTTGTTTACTACTTAAACTATTATTTGCAGTTACCAAATCTCTTTTCTTATTGTATGCTAGCAATTTTAACAAGTCAAATATTAATGTTGCCTTTTTATATGAAAATCAGCAACAAATATGGAAAAGCAAAAGCCTATATAATAGGTTTAACAATCTGGGGCTTAAGTATGCTAAGTCTTTTATTTTTGGGACCTAACACTTCTATTTATTTAATCATATTAGTCTGTATTTTCATTGGAGCCGGTCTCTCAGCTGGAGTAATGGTTCCTTATGCCATTCTTCCTTCAATAACAGATGTAGATGAAGTAATGACTCTCAAAAAAAGAACAGGCGTATATTCAGGTCTTATGACCCTTATTAGAAAGTTTGCCCAGGCAATAGCCATGTGGTCAATTGGTATTTTTCTTTCTTTAATCGGTTATGTTCCAAATACCAGCCAGAGTGGTGAAACTTTATTCAACTTAAAAATGATTTTTATATTCATTCCAGTAATTTTCATTATAGCTGGAATAATTTCTGCCTTTAAATTTAAAATTACTCCAAAAAAACAACAAATTTTAAGAAAAGAAATTAACAGATTACGTTCTGGTGGCAAAAGAAAAGAGGTTAAACCCAAAGTCAAAAAAATATGTGAAGAATTATCTGGAAATAATTATTTTAATTAA
- a CDS encoding alpha/beta hydrolase — MANEIEFDKVKLDNGENLAYRKTGKGEKIILLIHGNTSSSKDWDLFMENISEKKYTLYAPDLRGFGESSYNEKIDRIEDLAEDLKLFCDKLGLKEFNIIGWGAGGTVSMRFTINYQEYVQRLILLESSSIKGFPIYKDGEYLASRGEIKEVVKPALKAYKWKDKFILNKIARWTMKKVCERSKFTTHTPESNRYEAYIDEMLKQRNLVDFNFALSYFNISHEHNGLIEGTGEVDEIEVPTLVFYGDHDEVVTREMQEETVEGIGENAELKIIKNSGHSPFIDRLEDLIAIIDNFLNKN; from the coding sequence ATGGCTAATGAAATTGAATTTGATAAAGTAAAATTGGATAATGGTGAAAATCTTGCTTATAGAAAAACTGGAAAAGGAGAAAAAATCATTTTACTTATTCATGGAAATACCAGTTCATCAAAAGACTGGGATTTATTTATGGAAAATATATCAGAAAAGAAATATACCTTATATGCTCCTGATTTGAGAGGATTTGGAGAATCTTCTTATAATGAAAAAATTGATAGGATTGAAGATCTTGCTGAAGACCTTAAATTATTTTGCGATAAATTAGGTTTAAAAGAATTTAATATAATAGGATGGGGTGCTGGTGGTACAGTTTCAATGAGGTTTACTATAAATTATCAGGAATATGTTCAAAGACTAATTTTACTTGAAAGTTCAAGTATAAAAGGTTTTCCGATCTATAAAGATGGAGAATATCTGGCTTCTCGTGGAGAAATTAAAGAAGTTGTTAAACCTGCATTGAAAGCATACAAATGGAAAGATAAATTCATTTTAAATAAAATTGCTCGCTGGACAATGAAAAAAGTTTGTGAAAGATCTAAATTTACTACTCATACACCTGAAAGTAACCGCTATGAGGCATATATAGATGAAATGCTTAAACAAAGAAATTTAGTTGATTTTAATTTTGCCTTAAGTTATTTTAATATATCACATGAACATAATGGTTTAATAGAAGGAACAGGTGAGGTAGATGAAATCGAAGTCCCCACCCTGGTTTTTTATGGTGATCATGATGAAGTTGTCACTAGAGAAATGCAAGAAGAAACTGTAGAAGGGATCGGAGAAAATGCTGAATTAAAAATTATTAAAAATTCCGGACATTCTCCATTTATTGATAGACTTGAGGATTTAATTGCAATAATAGATAATTTTTTAAATAAAAACTAA
- the menA gene encoding 1,4-dihydroxy-2-naphthoate polyprenyltransferase, whose amino-acid sequence MNIKSFLKLVEIQTKVASMVPFFTGSLFAIYNYNQFDIKNFLLMLISLLSFDMVATTINNYIDYKEAEKKHGYNYEKHNAIVHYNIKEATVIKTIIILFSIASITGFFLFLNTDSVVLILGIISFIVGVLYSYGPIPISRMPLGEIFSGFFMGFIIIFLATYIHVFSTDIVNILLKNNLINIMFNYKEIIKIFFVSLPAVNGIANIMLANNVCDIEDDLENKRFTLVIHIGVEKALKLFKILYYISYINITILVLLNILPAFSLLVLLTYIPVKNNINKFFKNQQKNETFIFSVQNFLLINVSYALTLGVAKVVQFL is encoded by the coding sequence ATGAATATTAAAAGTTTTCTAAAATTGGTTGAGATTCAAACCAAAGTGGCCAGTATGGTCCCTTTTTTCACTGGTAGTTTATTTGCTATATATAATTATAATCAATTTGATATTAAAAATTTTTTACTTATGCTTATTTCTCTTTTGAGTTTTGATATGGTGGCAACTACAATAAATAATTATATAGATTATAAAGAAGCTGAAAAAAAACATGGATATAACTATGAAAAACATAATGCGATTGTTCATTATAATATAAAAGAAGCAACGGTTATAAAAACAATAATAATATTATTTAGTATTGCCTCAATTACAGGATTTTTCTTATTTTTGAATACTGATTCTGTTGTTTTAATTTTGGGAATAATTTCTTTTATTGTAGGAGTTTTATATTCATATGGACCTATCCCTATTTCTAGAATGCCTCTTGGAGAAATTTTTTCTGGATTTTTTATGGGATTTATTATTATTTTTTTAGCAACATATATTCATGTTTTTTCAACTGATATCGTGAATATTTTACTGAAAAATAATTTAATTAATATTATGTTTAACTATAAAGAGATTATCAAAATATTTTTTGTTTCATTACCGGCAGTTAATGGAATAGCTAATATAATGTTAGCAAATAATGTCTGTGATATTGAAGATGACTTAGAAAACAAAAGATTTACTTTAGTTATTCATATTGGTGTTGAGAAAGCATTGAAATTATTTAAAATTTTATATTATATTAGTTATATAAATATTACTATTCTTGTCCTTTTGAATATTCTTCCTGCATTTAGTTTGCTTGTATTACTTACTTATATACCTGTTAAAAATAATATAAATAAATTTTTTAAAAATCAACAAAAGAATGAAACTTTTATTTTTTCAGTTCAAAATTTTTTATTAATTAATGTTAGTTATGCATTGACGCTTGGTGTTGCAAAAGTAGTGCAATTTTTATAA
- the mnmH gene encoding tRNA 2-selenouridine(34) synthase MnmH: protein MDKITYTESLNKNSVIYVDVRTSKEYNESTIPGAINLPILNNKERKIVGTIYNNESPAAAKMKGVEFISPKIPELVKKIRELRQKYNYVIIFCSRGNLRSKSLVTFADLAGLKAFQLKGGYKAYRHFILNKLENYKLDNRFLVIHGNTGVGKTDLLYKLNNKGIHIIDLEGLANHRGSAFGDIGLKKPRNQKMFDSLLWEKLESITDENIIAVEAENRRIGMSNLPQFFVNKMNNGIHILIESSIDARINRIYNEYTDSFQENKQKFIQKTLDSIESVKKHLIRDMGKQKYKRLKNLVKKKNLKSVIEILLKHYYDPLYKNKQKIQKNYSLKINSDNLNYIQDKIIEFISNI from the coding sequence ATGGATAAAATAACATACACAGAGTCACTTAATAAAAATTCTGTAATTTATGTCGATGTAAGAACAAGCAAAGAATATAACGAGTCAACAATTCCCGGGGCAATTAATTTACCGATTTTAAATAATAAAGAGAGAAAGATTGTAGGTACTATATATAATAATGAAAGCCCTGCAGCTGCCAAAATGAAAGGTGTTGAATTTATTTCACCTAAAATTCCAGAATTAGTTAAAAAAATTAGAGAACTAAGACAAAAATATAATTATGTTATTATATTTTGTTCAAGAGGTAATCTTAGAAGTAAAAGCCTTGTAACCTTTGCTGATTTAGCAGGTCTTAAAGCTTTTCAATTAAAAGGTGGTTACAAAGCTTATAGGCACTTTATATTAAATAAACTAGAAAATTATAAATTAGATAATCGATTTCTTGTAATCCACGGTAATACAGGAGTTGGTAAAACTGATCTTTTGTATAAATTAAATAATAAAGGCATTCATATTATAGATCTTGAAGGTCTGGCAAATCATCGTGGCTCAGCTTTTGGTGATATTGGACTTAAAAAACCAAGAAATCAAAAAATGTTTGATTCATTATTATGGGAAAAACTAGAAAGTATTACAGATGAAAATATAATTGCTGTAGAAGCTGAAAATCGTAGAATAGGTATGTCTAATCTTCCTCAATTTTTTGTAAATAAAATGAATAATGGAATTCATATCTTAATAGAAAGCTCAATTGATGCTCGAATTAATAGAATCTATAATGAATATACTGATAGTTTTCAAGAAAACAAACAAAAATTTATTCAAAAAACTTTAGATTCAATTGAATCAGTAAAAAAACATTTAATAAGAGATATGGGTAAACAAAAATATAAAAGATTAAAAAATTTAGTCAAAAAGAAAAACCTTAAATCTGTGATTGAAATTCTATTAAAACACTACTATGATCCATTATATAAAAACAAACAAAAAATACAAAAAAACTATTCTTTAAAAATCAATTCTGATAATCTTAATTATATACAGGACAAAATAATTGAATTTATTTCAAATATTTAA
- a CDS encoding nitroreductase family protein, with protein sequence MNKNLSFKELAEERRSVNFFDPEKDLDNKLLKKIINLAVLAPSSFNTQPWKIIAVKSKSKRKELYEEACNQEKVLKAPVTLIILGDKDGYARNKDIWDEKLRLNKITEEKIEKVISYNNNKLYNTEGRKISYAIRNSSLLAMSIMYSAKYYGVDSHPMIGFNQEKTRELYDIEDNYEITMMISMGYFDQNKKLNPRETRFEYDKIVEEY encoded by the coding sequence ATGAATAAAAATTTGTCATTTAAAGAACTTGCGGAAGAGAGACGTTCTGTTAATTTTTTTGATCCGGAAAAAGATTTAGATAATAAATTATTGAAAAAAATAATAAATTTAGCTGTTTTAGCTCCTTCAAGTTTTAATACACAGCCCTGGAAAATAATAGCTGTAAAATCAAAAAGTAAAAGAAAAGAACTTTATGAAGAAGCATGTAATCAAGAAAAAGTTTTAAAAGCACCAGTTACTTTAATTATTTTAGGAGATAAAGATGGTTATGCAAGAAATAAGGATATATGGGATGAAAAATTAAGATTAAATAAAATTACTGAAGAAAAAATAGAAAAGGTTATTTCCTATAATAATAATAAACTTTATAATACTGAAGGTAGAAAAATATCTTATGCAATTCGAAATAGTTCTCTTTTGGCTATGAGTATTATGTATTCAGCTAAATATTATGGAGTAGATTCTCACCCGATGATTGGATTTAACCAGGAAAAAACAAGAGAACTATATGATATTGAAGATAATTATGAAATTACAATGATGATTTCAATGGGTTATTTTGATCAAAATAAAAAATTAAATCCCCGTGAAACTAGATTTGAATATGATAAAATAGTAGAAGAATATTAA
- a CDS encoding NAD-binding protein: MYIIIAGGGIVGRNLTKMLVKDHDVVVIDQDKRICERLYSEYGVLTINGDATKIETLKEAGIDRCDIGVAAMRYDSDNLVFALMANNYGANKILTRMREPEYESAYELAGVTKIGSAIDIMVNEFYIEIEEPEIRRVASISNGKAEISIITIPEDSKIKGKTISDIVQNPSFPDDCIIAGIFDIKEDELIIPRGNQRIYAKNQVFLVASEDNIIQAASFLKS, translated from the coding sequence ATGTATATAATAATCGCGGGTGGAGGTATAGTAGGACGTAATCTCACTAAAATGTTAGTAAAAGATCACGATGTTGTAGTAATTGACCAGGATAAAAGAATATGCGAAAGGTTATATTCAGAATATGGAGTTTTGACAATTAATGGAGATGCTACAAAAATTGAAACTCTAAAAGAAGCAGGTATTGATCGTTGCGATATAGGAGTTGCTGCTATGAGATATGATTCTGATAATCTAGTTTTTGCGCTAATGGCAAATAATTATGGAGCAAATAAAATTCTTACAAGAATGAGAGAACCCGAATATGAAAGTGCCTATGAATTAGCCGGAGTCACAAAAATTGGTTCTGCAATTGATATTATGGTCAATGAATTTTACATAGAAATTGAGGAACCTGAGATAAGAAGGGTTGCCTCAATAAGTAATGGGAAAGCTGAAATTTCAATAATTACTATTCCTGAAGATTCTAAAATAAAAGGAAAGACAATATCTGATATAGTACAAAATCCCAGTTTCCCTGATGATTGTATTATAGCCGGTATTTTCGACATCAAAGAAGATGAGCTAATAATTCCAAGAGGTAATCAACGTATCTATGCAAAAAACCAGGTTTTCTTAGTAGCTTCTGAAGATAACATTATACAGGCAGCTTCATTTTTGAAAAGTTAG
- a CDS encoding DUF456 domain-containing protein translates to MDIFLYLLIGIFFILSLVGSFIPIIPDVIPIWLGVAVYHFFLNDSVLSQSFFISLAFITILIQLADFLANAYFVKKSGGNNLSILGAFLGLLAGMIFLGPLGLIIGPFFGVLVVEYISNRDKDRSFKIAFSTLIAYLGSGFIKFILQIIIIVWFVFSVV, encoded by the coding sequence ATGGATATTTTCTTGTATTTGCTAATTGGAATATTTTTCATTTTGAGTCTTGTTGGAAGTTTTATTCCAATTATTCCTGATGTTATCCCCATCTGGTTAGGAGTAGCTGTTTATCATTTTTTCTTAAATGATAGTGTGTTATCTCAAAGTTTTTTTATTTCTTTGGCTTTTATAACTATTTTAATTCAATTGGCTGATTTTTTGGCTAATGCATATTTTGTAAAAAAATCAGGAGGAAATAATTTATCAATCTTAGGTGCTTTTTTAGGATTGTTAGCTGGTATGATATTTTTAGGGCCCTTGGGATTAATAATTGGTCCGTTTTTTGGTGTTCTGGTAGTTGAATATATAAGTAATCGTGATAAAGATAGATCATTTAAAATTGCATTTTCCACTTTAATAGCTTATTTAGGAAGTGGTTTTATTAAATTTATATTACAAATCATAATTATTGTCTGGTTTGTATTTTCAGTAGTTTAA
- a CDS encoding glycerophosphodiester phosphodiesterase, which yields MKPYILGHRGAPKIAIENSLSAFKKAVDIGVDGVELDIHLTSDNEIVVIHDENLERLTDSQGCIKDMKFSELRQYNLESNFFDKAKIPTLKEVLAELKTCEIINIEIKNSLVKYPNIEKRAVDLVKKLKLEEKVIFSSFNHYSIKKIQKIDPKIKSGILYTSNIYEPWNYAKLLDIKSLHPHYSVTTKKLIDESHKNGLEVFVFGVNAEKEIKTLLNIGVDGIITDYPKKAMKLRNK from the coding sequence ATGAAACCTTATATTCTGGGGCATCGAGGTGCTCCCAAAATAGCAATTGAAAATTCTCTTTCAGCTTTTAAAAAAGCTGTTGATATTGGAGTTGATGGGGTTGAACTTGATATTCATTTGACTTCTGATAATGAAATTGTGGTAATACATGATGAAAATCTAGAACGTCTCACAGATAGTCAGGGATGTATAAAGGATATGAAATTTAGTGAATTAAGACAATATAATTTAGAAAGTAATTTTTTTGATAAAGCTAAAATTCCAACTTTAAAGGAAGTATTAGCAGAGTTAAAAACATGTGAGATAATAAATATTGAAATAAAAAATTCCCTGGTAAAATACCCTAATATTGAGAAAAGAGCAGTTGATTTAGTAAAAAAATTAAAATTAGAAGAAAAAGTAATTTTTTCATCTTTTAATCACTATAGTATTAAAAAAATTCAAAAAATAGATCCTAAAATTAAATCTGGCATACTCTACACTTCAAATATATATGAACCATGGAATTATGCCAAATTATTAGATATTAAAAGTTTACATCCTCATTATTCTGTGACTACTAAGAAATTAATAGATGAATCACATAAGAATGGCTTAGAAGTTTTTGTATTTGGGGTTAATGCTGAAAAAGAAATTAAAACTTTATTAAATATTGGGGTAGATGGTATTATAACTGATTATCCTAAAAAAGCTATGAAATTAAGAAATAAATAA
- a CDS encoding lysophospholipid acyltransferase family protein, which produces MAKPPIQFKITKKLATGLLNSMINLKVEGKENIPEDETFILISNHLNWSDPFLIYSIFPAEPRIIFVAEYEGIYDTKFNKNFIDFMGKPIITIDRTRTHSRSAGLKSMFKVVRSGEILAIFPEGRIGHEEGELFPFHVGVFSLAKKLGIPILPLAIAGSKEIYFRKPVKVRIGDLHYAKEDETNEDFARRMALTVKNLIPEYPGEGPFPGFGNWMTNLCQGELRSFEGENNLIIPTNNEKNGDNDS; this is translated from the coding sequence ATGGCTAAACCGCCAATTCAATTCAAAATAACAAAGAAATTAGCAACAGGTTTATTAAACTCAATGATTAATTTAAAAGTTGAAGGTAAAGAAAATATTCCTGAAGATGAAACATTTATTTTGATTTCAAATCATTTAAACTGGAGTGATCCTTTTTTAATTTATTCAATTTTTCCAGCAGAACCAAGGATAATTTTTGTAGCTGAATATGAAGGTATTTATGATACTAAATTTAATAAGAATTTTATTGATTTTATGGGTAAACCTATAATTACAATTGATCGAACACGAACCCATTCTAGAAGTGCAGGTTTAAAGTCAATGTTTAAAGTTGTAAGATCAGGTGAGATTTTAGCAATATTTCCTGAAGGAAGAATAGGTCATGAAGAAGGTGAGCTTTTTCCTTTTCATGTAGGTGTATTTTCTTTAGCTAAAAAATTAGGAATACCAATTTTACCTCTTGCAATAGCTGGTAGTAAAGAGATATATTTTAGAAAACCGGTGAAAGTTAGAATAGGTGATCTTCATTATGCCAAAGAAGATGAAACAAATGAAGATTTTGCTCGTAGAATGGCTTTGACAGTTAAAAATTTGATTCCAGAATATCCTGGAGAAGGTCCCTTTCCTGGGTTCGGTAATTGGATGACCAATCTTTGTCAGGGTGAATTGCGTTCTTTTGAAGGTGAAAATAATCTTATAATACCTACAAACAATGAAAAAAATGGGGACAATGATTCTTAA
- a CDS encoding patatin-like phospholipase family protein has translation MQKENYGLVLEGGGAKGAYHIGAAKALAELDIKIGGISGTSVGALNGAMLIQDDLEKAYNLWYNIKPSKVYEINDNYFQDLKDLKITKETFIYFYNKVKDIFEKKGVDNSKIKEILQQYIKEDKIRNSGKDFGIVTISLTDKEPMELYLEDIPEGKLAEYLMASAYLPFFIREKVDGKIFLDGGFYNNLPVNLLAKRGYKNIIAVRTFGLGRSPDLSEMDLNIIEIEPSDDLGLTVDFSKKKARRNLNMGYYDTMKKFKDLIGKKYYLDFSYNDEYYFNFLCDICENDILETGKIFKIEKMPPKRLLFEKLIPYIAEMLDIDKKQDYKYIIAGMLEVLAEKLNINRYHIYNLQDLMKKINKNLKKRNSENNKYIPNFVFNNKLLAKTVSDELKFKIILTLLKSKITN, from the coding sequence ATGCAAAAAGAAAATTATGGTTTGGTTTTAGAAGGAGGAGGAGCAAAAGGTGCTTATCATATTGGAGCAGCTAAAGCTCTTGCTGAATTAGATATTAAAATTGGGGGAATAAGTGGTACATCAGTAGGTGCTTTAAATGGAGCAATGTTGATCCAGGATGATCTGGAAAAAGCTTATAATCTATGGTACAATATTAAGCCTTCAAAAGTTTATGAAATTAATGATAATTATTTTCAGGATTTAAAAGATCTAAAAATTACTAAAGAAACATTTATATATTTTTATAATAAAGTTAAAGACATATTTGAAAAAAAGGGTGTAGATAACTCAAAAATAAAGGAAATTTTACAACAATATATTAAAGAAGATAAAATAAGAAATTCCGGTAAAGATTTTGGAATAGTAACGATTTCTTTAACTGATAAAGAGCCAATGGAATTATATTTAGAAGATATTCCTGAAGGAAAACTGGCTGAATATCTAATGGCCAGTGCCTATTTACCTTTTTTTATTAGAGAAAAAGTTGATGGCAAAATTTTTCTAGATGGTGGTTTTTATAATAATTTACCAGTTAATTTATTAGCAAAAAGAGGATATAAAAATATAATAGCTGTTAGGACTTTTGGTTTAGGTAGAAGTCCTGATTTAAGTGAAATGGATCTAAATATTATTGAAATTGAGCCTTCAGATGATCTTGGTTTAACGGTAGATTTTAGTAAAAAGAAAGCAAGAAGAAATCTTAATATGGGTTATTATGATACTATGAAAAAATTTAAAGACTTAATAGGTAAGAAATATTATCTGGATTTTTCTTATAATGATGAATATTATTTTAATTTTTTATGTGATATTTGTGAAAATGATATTTTAGAAACAGGTAAAATATTTAAAATAGAAAAGATGCCCCCTAAAAGACTATTATTTGAAAAATTAATTCCTTATATTGCTGAAATGTTAGATATTGATAAAAAACAGGATTATAAGTATATTATTGCCGGAATGTTAGAAGTCCTAGCAGAGAAATTAAATATAAATAGATATCATATCTATAATTTGCAGGATTTAATGAAAAAAATAAATAAAAATTTAAAGAAAAGAAATTCAGAAAATAATAAGTATATCCCTAATTTTGTATTTAATAATAAATTATTAGCCAAAACTGTAAGTGATGAGTTAAAATTTAAAATTATACTTACTCTTTTAAAGTCAAAAATTACCAATTAA